ATCGGTCCGCCCAGCGCGCGCGGCTGGCTCTCTGAGGACGCCTCGGGCTCCAGGATCTCGTCTATCGAGTAGTCGTCTTCGCGGCGGCTGCTGTAGGCGATCATTTCGGCCAGCAAGCCGAAAAAGAAGAACTGCACTCCGATAATCGACATGAGGATGGCGATGAAGAACAGGGGGCGTCCTTCGATGTAATCGCCCAGCAGCCACCCCACTGCCAGGTAAGCCAAGATCACCGTCCCCAGAAAAGAGAGCACACCTCCCAGAATGCCGAAAATGTGAAGCGGCTTGCTGGAATAGCGGGTGAGGATGAGCACCGTCAGGAAATCGAAAAAACCGCTCAGCATGCGGCTGATACCGTACTTGCTTCGACCGTAGCGGCGCTTGCTGTGCTCGACCTCCACCTCCCCCACAGCGAATCCCCGATAGCTGGCCAGGACGGGGATGTAGCGGTGCATCTCGCCATAGACCCGGATCTCCTCGATCACACGGCGCCGGTAGGCCTTGAATCCGCAGTTGATGTCGTGGATGTTGAGGCCGGTCATCCTGGAGGTGACCAGGTTGTAGATCTTGGAGGCCAGCCGCTTGCTCCACTTGTCCTTGCGGCGATAACGCCACCCGGAGACCAAATCGAATCCCTCCTTCAACTTGGACAGCAACTTGCGGATCTCATGGGGACGATCCTGCAAATCGGCGTCGATGGTGATGACCACGTCGCCGCGGACGCGCCTGAATCCCGCCGAGAGGGCAGCAGCCTTGCCGAAGTTGCGGCGCAGGCGGATGATGCGCACGCGGGCATCGCTCTTTTGCAGCTCCTTGAGGACCTCGAAGGACCCGTCCCTGCTGCCGTCGTCCACGAAAAGCAACTCGAAGTCCTGGCTATGGTGAGGCAGTTCCTGGACCAGTTCGCGGTAGAGCTCGAGCAGCGAAGGCTTCTCGTTGAAGAGCGGAATGATGACCGATATTTTCCAGGCAGTCATGACGAAACTTTCAAGATATCAGACAATGCGGCCTGACGCTCAACTTCCGGGCCTGGTCAAGACCACTTTCACGGTTTCGAGCACGATCAGCAGGTCGAGCGAAAAGCTGTAGTTGTAGATGTAGGCCAGATCGTACTTGAGCTTGCTCTCCGCCGAGGTGTGGTAATAACCGCGGACCTGGGCCAGCCCGGTGATGCCGGGCTTGATCTTGTGGCGCTCCGCGTATCCGGGAACCTCTTCTTCAAACTGGCAGACAAAGCCGGGACGCTCCGGCCGGGGACCCACCAAACTCATGTCACCCCGCAGGACGTTGATGAACTGGGGCAACTCGTCGAGGCGAAAGCGGCGCAGCCAGCGTCCGAGAGGCGTGACGCGGGGATCATCGACTTGGGCCAGCATTTCCCGGCCCGCCACTTCGGCATCCCTGACCATGGTGCGGAACTTGACGAGGCGAAAGCTCCTTCCGCCTCGACCGACTCGCTCCTGCACATAGAAGACGGGGCCGGACGATGTGACCTTGACGGCGGCGGCCGTCAAAAGCATAACCGGCCCGGCCAGCAACAGCAGCGATCCTGAAACAAAGATGTCGAACGTCCTCTTGAGGAACCTCTGGAAGGGCTCGTTGGGGTTGCGCCGGACGTCGATAAGCGGCGTGTCGTGGACGTTGACGTGGCGCATCTTGCCGATGACCATCTCGTAGACCGAAGGCAGAATGGCGATTCGAACATCGGTTTCGGCCTGCAACCGGCTCACCGAGGTCATCACGCGGTCCTTCCAGGTCGGTGCCGAGGCGATGATGATCTCTTCGATGGCGTGCTGGGTGATGACGGCATCTAAGTTTGAAAGCGCGCCCAGGACCGGATAATCGCCGATCTCCTCTGCGTTTGAGTCCTCATAGTCGACCTGAGCGCTGAAGACGATTCCGGCGATTCTCATCCCCATCCAGGGATTGCGTTCGATCTCGGCAATGATCTCTCGCGCTGAACTGGGCAGATCGGCCACCACCAGGACGCTCAAGACGTGCCGCTTGACTTGACTCTTGACGTAAACCCTCCACAGAGACAGGAAAACCAGGTTGAAGCACCCGAACAGGAGCAGCACTTTTCGGGGAAAGGGGCTGTTGGTCAGGAAGATCAACGAGGTCACGGCGGCAAACTGAACCAGACAGACGGTGGCGCAGTAGGCCACGATTTCGCGCAAGCGGGTGCGCCGCATCTCGTCGTAGAGGCCGAATATATAGAGCAGGAAAATCTGCGACAAGAACAGAATCACCCAGGGATGGCGCACCGCTTCGAAGCGGGTTTCGGGGATGATGTCGCGGGTGAAGGGAATGGAGACGTTGAGCGACAGCCACCAGGCCAACAGATAGGCCAGTATTCCGACGGCGCAGTCGACGGCCACGATGACGATGGGGTGGGAAAGGATGAAACGCGCCATTCCCCGCCCCGCCGTAGCCACGCGGTCTACCGAAATCGTTTCGCTGTTTCGCATGCTGATGTCTGAGGAAGAATTATAATACAGCCCCGTGTCGCCCTCGGTGAGCCTCATTGTGATTAATTACGACGGCATGCGCTGGATCGACGAGTGCCTGCAGTCGATCATGGATCAGTCGCGTCCAGCCCAGCAAGTGGTGGTGGTGGACAACGCCTCCAGCGACGGCAGCGCCGACCACGTGCGCCGCCGCTGGCCCCAGGTTCAACTGGTGCAATTAAAGGAGAACCTGGGTTTCCCAGCCGCCTGCAACC
The genomic region above belongs to Acidobacteriota bacterium and contains:
- a CDS encoding glycosyltransferase family 2 protein, whose translation is MTAWKISVIIPLFNEKPSLLELYRELVQELPHHSQDFELLFVDDGSRDGSFEVLKELQKSDARVRIIRLRRNFGKAAALSAGFRRVRGDVVITIDADLQDRPHEIRKLLSKLKEGFDLVSGWRYRRKDKWSKRLASKIYNLVTSRMTGLNIHDINCGFKAYRRRVIEEIRVYGEMHRYIPVLASYRGFAVGEVEVEHSKRRYGRSKYGISRMLSGFFDFLTVLILTRYSSKPLHIFGILGGVLSFLGTVILAYLAVGWLLGDYIEGRPLFFIAILMSIIGVQFFFFGLLAEMIAYSSRREDDYSIDEILEPEASSESQPRALGGPISRKS
- a CDS encoding sugar transferase; its protein translation is MRNSETISVDRVATAGRGMARFILSHPIVIVAVDCAVGILAYLLAWWLSLNVSIPFTRDIIPETRFEAVRHPWVILFLSQIFLLYIFGLYDEMRRTRLREIVAYCATVCLVQFAAVTSLIFLTNSPFPRKVLLLFGCFNLVFLSLWRVYVKSQVKRHVLSVLVVADLPSSAREIIAEIERNPWMGMRIAGIVFSAQVDYEDSNAEEIGDYPVLGALSNLDAVITQHAIEEIIIASAPTWKDRVMTSVSRLQAETDVRIAILPSVYEMVIGKMRHVNVHDTPLIDVRRNPNEPFQRFLKRTFDIFVSGSLLLLAGPVMLLTAAAVKVTSSGPVFYVQERVGRGGRSFRLVKFRTMVRDAEVAGREMLAQVDDPRVTPLGRWLRRFRLDELPQFINVLRGDMSLVGPRPERPGFVCQFEEEVPGYAERHKIKPGITGLAQVRGYYHTSAESKLKYDLAYIYNYSFSLDLLIVLETVKVVLTRPGS